Within the Streptomyces vilmorinianum genome, the region GGTGCCCCCGCCCGCCCCGGAGCCGAATCCGATGCCCGCCCCCGCCCCGAAGAAGTCCGGCCGCGCCTCCGGGCTTCTGAAGTCGAGCGCCGTGATGGCGGCCGGCACCCTCGTCTCCCGTCTCACCGGCTTCGTCCGCAGCCTGGTGATCACCGGCGCGCTCGGCGCCGCCCTGCTCGGTGACACGTTCACCGTCGCGTACACCCTGCCGACGATGATCTACATCCTCACGGTCGGCGGCGGTCTCAACTCGGTCTTCGTGCCGCAGCTCGTCCGCTCGATGAAGAACGACGAGGACGGCGGCGAGGCCTACGCCAACCGGCTGCTGACTCTGGTCATGGTGGCGCTCGGCCTGATCGTGGCCATCGCCGTCTTCGCGGCCCCGCTGCTCATCCGGCTGATGTCGAACACCATCGCCGACGATGCCGCCGCCAACAGCGTCGCCGTGACCTTCGCCCGCTACTGCCTGCCCACCATCTTCTTCATGGGTGTGCATGTGGTGATGGGTCAGATCCTCAACGCCCGGGGCAAGTTCGGCGCGATGATGTGGACCCCGGTCCTCAACAACATCGTCATGATCGTCACGTTCGGCCTGTTCATCTGGGTCTACGGCACCTCCGCCGACTCCCACATGGGTGTGCAGACCATCCCGGACGACGGCATCCGCCTCCTCGGCATCGGCACCCTGCTCGGCCTGGTCGTGCAGGCGCTCGCGATGATCCCCTACCTCCGCGAGACGGGCTTCCGGTTCCGGCCCCGCTTCGACTGGAAGGGCCACGGCCTCGGCAAGACCGTCAAACTGGCCAAGTGGACCGTGCTGTTCGTCCTCGCCAACCAGGCGGGTGTGCTGGTCGTGACCCAGCTCGCCACGGCGGCCGGTGAGGAGTCCGGCAAGGACGGCGCCGGCTTCCTCGCGTACTCCAACGCCCAGCTGATCTGGGGCATGCCGCAGGCCATCATCACCGTCTCGGTCATGGCCGCGCTGCTGCCCCGCATCTCCCGCGCGGCCCACGACAACGACCCCGGCGCCGTCCGTGACGACATCTCGCAGGGCCTGCGGAACTCCGCCGTCGCGATCGTCCCGGTGGCCTTCGCCTTCCTCGCGCTCGGCGTGCCGATGAGCACCCTGCTCTACGCCTCCAGCGGCCTCGAAGCCGCCCGGGGCATGGGCTTCATCCTCATGGCCTTCGGCCTCGGCCTGATCCCGTACTCCGTCCAGTACGTCGTGCTGCGCGGCTTCTACGCGTACGAGGACACCCGGACGCCCTTCTACAACACCGTCATCGTCGCCGCCGTCAACGCGGCTGCCTCGGCGGCCTGTTACTTCGTGCTCCCGGCCCAGTGGGCCGTCGTCGGCATGGCCGCCGCGTACGGTCTGGCCTACGCGGTCGGCGTCGGCGTCGCCTGGCGCCGCCTGCGCAACCGGCTGGGCGGCGACCTGGACGGCGCCCATGTCATGCGGACCTACGCCCGCCTCTGCCTCGCCTCGCTGCCTGCCGCGATCGTGGCCGGCGCGGTCGGCTTCGGCATCCTGAAGGCCCTCGGCGAGGACGCTCTCGGCTCGCTCGTGGCCCTGCTCGTCGGCGGAGTCACGCTGCTCGGCGTCTTCTTCGTGGCGGCCAAGCGCATGCGGATCGAAGAGCTGAACTCCATGGTCGGTATGGTCCGTGGGCGCCTGGGACGGTAGGAAAGCCAGTCACGCACAACCATCGTCGGCCGCCGTGTGTCGTGCATAGCGGCCGACTGTGGGCACAATTGGCATGGCTGTTGGATGTGGCGCAACGGATGGGGAGGCAGGAACGACGGTGGCGGAACGTAGCACGGCTGCCGTCGACGTGGCCGACAACAGCGGTGACGACCCGCTGACCGCGAAGGCGGACAAGGCCGCGACCGACGGGGTGGCGGAAGCGCAGGACACGGCGGACACGTCCGCCGAGGTCGCAGAGGACAAGGCCGGTAACCGGCAGAACGGCGAACAGCCTTCCATCGAGACACCTGAGCTGCACAGCGGCCACAAGTTGGCCAGGCGCTACCGCCTGGAGGAGTGCGTCACTCGTCTGGACGGTTTCAGCAGTTGGCGTGCCGTCGACGAGAAGCTGCGTCGTGCGGTCGGCGTCCATCTGCTGCCGGCCGACCACCCCCGGGCGCGTTCGGTCCTCGCCGCGGCGCGCTCCTCGGCGCTCCTCGGAGACCCCCGTTTCGTCCAGGTCCTCGACGCCGTCGAGGAGAACGACCTCGTGTACGTGGTGCACGAGTGGC harbors:
- the murJ gene encoding murein biosynthesis integral membrane protein MurJ; the protein is MNAPYDGDRGQGAGGTEPSGGTPAATPGPGQGPVPPPQQPAQDPYAQNQYAQDPYVQDAYTHDPYRAQDLSAQDPVTEALYDRAAHPPPPPGTYQEPQPLYQQPATPPHAPDPRVWAQTPAPEPDGPSRRLPYGDDARTVQFTGVDDLVTRAGDEEPEPDAFAHLYRDQQTPGQVPPPAPEPNPMPAPAPKKSGRASGLLKSSAVMAAGTLVSRLTGFVRSLVITGALGAALLGDTFTVAYTLPTMIYILTVGGGLNSVFVPQLVRSMKNDEDGGEAYANRLLTLVMVALGLIVAIAVFAAPLLIRLMSNTIADDAAANSVAVTFARYCLPTIFFMGVHVVMGQILNARGKFGAMMWTPVLNNIVMIVTFGLFIWVYGTSADSHMGVQTIPDDGIRLLGIGTLLGLVVQALAMIPYLRETGFRFRPRFDWKGHGLGKTVKLAKWTVLFVLANQAGVLVVTQLATAAGEESGKDGAGFLAYSNAQLIWGMPQAIITVSVMAALLPRISRAAHDNDPGAVRDDISQGLRNSAVAIVPVAFAFLALGVPMSTLLYASSGLEAARGMGFILMAFGLGLIPYSVQYVVLRGFYAYEDTRTPFYNTVIVAAVNAAASAACYFVLPAQWAVVGMAAAYGLAYAVGVGVAWRRLRNRLGGDLDGAHVMRTYARLCLASLPAAIVAGAVGFGILKALGEDALGSLVALLVGGVTLLGVFFVAAKRMRIEELNSMVGMVRGRLGR